A DNA window from Calliphora vicina chromosome 1, idCalVici1.1, whole genome shotgun sequence contains the following coding sequences:
- the LOC135963871 gene encoding cyclin-dependent kinase 20 isoform X2, whose translation MEDYAPSRYKMLEKIGEGVHGCVFKALDLQRNRTVAIKKVALKNKFGNISLNTLREIKTLQLSKCEYIINIIDLFPDLIGLSLVLEYMPETLYGKLKNELNPLSRQQVRNFSLMMLKGIEYLHSLDIIHRDIKPANLLISENEVLKISDFGLARLYFPEEESRLYSPQVSTRWYRAPEILWGSQKYGPPVDMWAAGCVIAEMLRGVPLFAGTTDIEQLALVIRTLGTPRLTEWPELTSLPDYNKIRFPNAVGIYWDNLFPSCTYAVEINLVANLVVYNPKNRLKASEATKHEYFH comes from the exons ATGGAGGATTATGCCCCAAGTCGTtataaaatgttggaaaaaatcGGTGAAGGTGTACATGGCTGTGTGTTTAAAGCTTTGGACTTACAACGTAATCGTACAGTTGCCATTAAAAAAGTGGCTTTAAAAAATAAGTTCGGCAACATTTCCCTAAATACTTTACGAGAAATAAAAACTTTACAATTATCAAAATGTGAATAT ATTATCAatattatagatttatttcctgATTTAATTGGTTTATCATTGGTGCTGGAATATATGCCAGAAACGTTATAtggcaaattaaaaaatgaattaaacCCATTAAGCAGACAACAAGTACGGAATTTTTCTCTGATGATGTTAAAGGGAATTGAATACCTTCACAGTTTGGATATAATTCACAGA GATATCAAACCAGCTAATTTATTGATAAGCGAAAATGAAGTTCTAAAAATTTCTGACTTTGGTTTGGCCCGACTTTATTTTCCTGAGGAAGAATCGAGGTTATATTCACCACAAGTTTCTACTCGATGGTATCGTGCTCCCGAAATATTGTGGGGAAGTCAAAAATATGGTCCTCCTGTTGATATGTGGGCTGCTGGTTGTGTTATTGCGGAAATGTTAAGAGGAGTACCATTATTCGCA GGTACCACCGACATTGAACAATTGGCTTTGGTTATACGCACTTTAGGTACTCCACGCTTAACCGAATGGCCGGAGTTAACATCGTTACCTGATTACAACAAAATTAG attTCCTAACGCCGTGGGAATATATTGGGATAATCTTTTCCCCAGCTGTACTTATGCCgttgaaataaatttggttGCCAATCTTGTTGTTTATAATCCCAAAAATCGTTTGAAAGCTTCTGag GCCACAAAACatgaatattttcattaa
- the Nse1 gene encoding non-structural maintenance of chromosomes element 1 homolog isoform X2 produces the protein MEKVKKQLLQASINYGTMPMDTLKGILSALCDLYEVHQLDEMNAINAIIVEIDTQIRKYDQTLQFIKHPLNGQEYLVFALLLTNQACKFQPNYTDTERKYFYKLLETLASSEDYGIEWNNIYAVASQLPVNAQHPLSKERIQELENIWVSQGYFLALEDKIYFGPRTMLEYGKYLKNNFSDVINDCVLCNNIVYWVRCKMFRM, from the exons ATGGAAAAGGTTAAAAAACAGTTGCTGCAAGCGTCAATTAACTATGGCACCATGCCAATGGATACTCTAAAAGGAATTCTTTCCGCACTTTGTGATTTAT ACGAGGTTCACCAATTAGACGAAATGAATGCGATTAATGCTATAATTGTTGAAATCGATACgcaaataagaaaatatgatCAGACCttgcaatttattaaacatCCGCTAAATGGTCAGGAATATTTGGTATTTGCATTGTTGTTAACTAATCAGGCTTgtaaatttcaaccaaattaTACTGATACTGaacgaaaatatttttacaaactgTTAGAAACTTTAGCAAGTAGTGAGGATTATGGCATTGAGTGGAATAATATATATGCTGTAGCCTCTCAGTTGCCTGTAAATGCTCAGCATCCATTATCCAAAGAGCGTATACAAGAATTGGAAAATATCTGGGTCTCTCAAGGGTACTTTTTGGCATTGGAAGATAAAATTTACTTTGGCCCTCGGACTATGCTCGagtatggaaaatatttaaaaaataatttttcagacGTTATAAACGATTGTGTTTTATgtaataatattgtttattgGGTAA gaTGTAAAATGTTCAGAATGTGA
- the Nse1 gene encoding non-structural maintenance of chromosomes element 1 homolog isoform X1, with amino-acid sequence MEKVKKQLLQASINYGTMPMDTLKGILSALCDLYEVHQLDEMNAINAIIVEIDTQIRKYDQTLQFIKHPLNGQEYLVFALLLTNQACKFQPNYTDTERKYFYKLLETLASSEDYGIEWNNIYAVASQLPVNAQHPLSKERIQELENIWVSQGYFLALEDKIYFGPRTMLEYGKYLKNNFSDVINDCVLCNNIVYWDVKCSECEVKLHRNCIRKYLIKKSTCPSCKKTWNTRLSL; translated from the exons ATGGAAAAGGTTAAAAAACAGTTGCTGCAAGCGTCAATTAACTATGGCACCATGCCAATGGATACTCTAAAAGGAATTCTTTCCGCACTTTGTGATTTAT ACGAGGTTCACCAATTAGACGAAATGAATGCGATTAATGCTATAATTGTTGAAATCGATACgcaaataagaaaatatgatCAGACCttgcaatttattaaacatCCGCTAAATGGTCAGGAATATTTGGTATTTGCATTGTTGTTAACTAATCAGGCTTgtaaatttcaaccaaattaTACTGATACTGaacgaaaatatttttacaaactgTTAGAAACTTTAGCAAGTAGTGAGGATTATGGCATTGAGTGGAATAATATATATGCTGTAGCCTCTCAGTTGCCTGTAAATGCTCAGCATCCATTATCCAAAGAGCGTATACAAGAATTGGAAAATATCTGGGTCTCTCAAGGGTACTTTTTGGCATTGGAAGATAAAATTTACTTTGGCCCTCGGACTATGCTCGagtatggaaaatatttaaaaaataatttttcagacGTTATAAACGATTGTGTTTTATgtaataatattgtttattgG gaTGTAAAATGTTCAGAATGTGAAGTCAAGCTTCATCGCAATTGTATACGAAAGTATTTGATCAAAAAGTCTACATGTCCCAGTTGCAAAAAGACATGGAATACTCgtttaagtttataa
- the RpI12 gene encoding DNA-directed RNA polymerase I subunit RPA12, producing MELFTSTPGFCPTCGSIFPPVDSVKDVICYNCKQSFKPDVFGEQIVEYTIHFNNYDPEKVVKTKEEKDSGPEGPVVERKCHKCGHDKMSYATLQLRSADEGQTVFFTCLKCKFKESENS from the exons ATGGAATTATTTACCTCAACACCTGGCTTTTGTCCCACTTGTGGTTCTATATTTCCACCTGTGGACAGTGTTAAAGatgtaatttgttataattGCAAACAATCATTTAAACCAGATG tATTTGGCGAACAAATTGTAGAGTATACAATTCATTTCAATAACTACGATCCAGAAAAGGTAGTGAAAACTAAAGAGGAAAAAGATTCAGGTCCGGAAGGTCCAGTAGTGGAACGAAAGTGTCACAAATGTGGTCACGATAAGATGTCATATGCCACACTTCAATTAAGGTCTGCAGATGAAGGACAGACTGTATTTTTTACATGTCTGAAATGCAA ATTTAAAGAATCAGAAAATTCCTAG
- the Noa36 gene encoding zinc finger protein 330 homolog produces MPKKKTGQRKKAEKQKLRLKEIRSRETPLADVPCNAPMECEKCERKQKSRAFCYFCQSLQRLPICAQCGKVKCMLKTGDCVIKHAGVFTTGLGMVGAICDFCEAWVCHGRKCLQSHACTCPLQNAVCLECERGVWDHGGRIFKCSFCDGFLCEDDQFEHQASCQVLESENYKCQSCNRLGQYSCLRCKTCYCEDHVKRKGFKYEKNKAIPCPKCNYDTSVTKDLSMSTRSHKFGRQQQGGAYGDSDDDYGGGGFYGYGGGAASTSGYGQDDEYDDDDDDDDDDDYDEDESEEESDSQASEEEEKDEQNVDNTKKSEK; encoded by the coding sequence ATGCCCAAGAAAAAAACTGGACAACGGAAAAAAGCCGAAAAGCAGAAACTGCGGCTTAAGGAAATACGCAGCCGGGAAACACCTTTGGCAGATGTTCCATGCAATGCACCTATGGAATGTGAAAAATGTGAACGTAAGCAAAAATCAAGagcattttgttatttttgtcaaTCGTTGCAACGTTTACCTATATGTGCTCAGTGTGGCAAAGTAAAATGTATGCTGAAGACAGGAGACTGTGTCATCAAACATGCCGGGGTTTTTACAACCGGCCTTGGTATGGTGGGTGCAATTTGTGACTTTTGCGAAGCATGGGTGTGCCACGGCCGCAAATGTCTGCAGTCGCACGCTTGCACCTGTCCATTGCAGAATGCCGTTTGTTTGGAATGTGAAAGAGGTGTTTGGGACCATGGTGGCAGAATATTTAAATGCTCATTCTGTGACGGATTCTTATGCGAAGATGATCAGTTTGAGCATCAAGCTTCATGTCAAGTTTTGGAGAGTGAAAACTACAAATGTCAGTCATGTAATCGTCTAGGTCAATACTCATGTTTACGTTGTAAAACTTGCTATTGTGAGGATCACGTAAAGCGTAAAGGTTTCAAATATGAAAAGAATAAGGCTATACCATGTCCCAAGTGTAACTACGATACATCAGTCACAAAGGACTTGAGTATGTCAACGCGATCGCATAAGTTTGGTCGTCAACAACAAGGTGGCGCTTATGGTGATAGTGATGATGATTACGGTGGCGGTGGTTTTTATGGCTATGGTGGTGGGGCTGCTTCTACATCAGGCTATGGTCAAGATGATGAAtatgacgacgatgatgatgacgacgacgaTGATGACTATGATGAAGACGAGTCGGAAGAAGAAAGTGATTCGCAAGCTAGTGAAGAGGAGGAAAAAGATGAACAAAATGTTGATAACACTAAAAAATCTGAaaagtaa
- the Cby gene encoding protein chibby homolog 1, which yields MPIFNKKFESKPVPPRISRNNNDCPVVTEELEDYKQITLNLGNKELRFADGIWIYATRKGDVDDVVRLNRRLKALEEENNMCDLKIEVLLDLLAEHATELNSLKELRK from the coding sequence atgcctatatttaataaaaaatttgaatctAAACCAGTTCCGCCGCGTATTTCTAGAAACAATAATGATTGCCCTGTGGTAACAGAAGAATTGGAAGACTACAAGCAAATTACTTTGAACTTAGGTAATAAGGAATTACGTTTCGCAGATGGTATTTGGATTTACGCTACTCGCAAAGGCGATGTAGACGATGTTGTACGTCTAAATCGTCGTTTAAAGGCTTTGGAAGAGGAAAATAATATGtgtgatttgaaaattgaagtGTTACTTGATCTTCTTGCTGAACATGCTACCGAGTTAAACTCTTTAAAGGAACTCAGgaaataa
- the LOC135963876 gene encoding putative leucine-rich repeat-containing protein DDB_G0290503, with translation MQNEQQHLQKQIREILLENSRLNSKLDVLKSATPTIPLTTDGESRDDATREKLTNEAFQNVKKQIDYLQAENNDLRSLNKNFQKTIENLEKEIQNYRNQLFNSTSVCEVKHKFATAIKLLESTIINQKSELKEQSQTIGNLFEQKKLLRDRIEKVEKLLEEKTKELEKLAGSTETIGKLQEQLNETERHNNELQKSLKISRQSIEERLKREQSALQKVQEALNIAETAVADKEIALKRERVVKEECENIASTIGQVMDEAARKVEKDMEAIKNKYFDKEKLLNEEKSKLNGEIQNQKKFIQILDTRCNRFQQKYRDAMSENANLSDQLEQAAKTLYEMEGKIKQLEYQNNEVNCQKRSVDQENEIQHYVKTNRVLKERYITIINDLSENFEKKIVNLQDELTRLKAENQAFKLQKT, from the exons ATGCAGAATGAACAACAACATCTTCAAAAACAAATCCGAGAGattctattagaaaatagcCGGTTAAATTCCAAGCTCGATGTATTAAAAAGTGCTACACCTACCATTCCTTTAACAACGGATGGCGAGTCAAGAGATGATGCGACCAGAGAGAAATTGACGAACGAAGCATTTCAAAATGTAAAGAAACAAATAGATTATTTACAAGCG GAAAACAACGACTTGCGATcactaaataaaaactttcagaagactatagaaaatcttgaaaaagaaattcaaaattatcgTAATCAACTTTTTAATTCAACATCTGTTTGTGAA gtCAAACATAAATTTGCAACTGCCAtcaaattattagaaagtactATAATTAATCAAAAGTCTGAATTAAAAGAACAGTCCCAAACAATAGGCAATTTATTTGAGCAGAAAAAACTTCTTAGAGATCGTATCGAAAAAGTGGAGAAATTACTCGAAG aaAAAACTAAGGAACTTGAAAAATTAGCTGGATCAACGGAAACTATTGGTAAACTTCAAGAGCAACTTAATGAAACTGAACGACACAATAATGAGTTgcaaaaatcattgaaaatcTCACGACAATCTATAGAAGAGAGATTAAAACGGGAGCAAAGTGCATTACAAAAAGTGCAAGAGGCTTTAAACATAGCCGAAACAGCAGTAGCCGATAAAGAGATAGCTTTGAAAAGAGAAAGAGTTGTTAAGGAAGAATGTGAGAACATTGCATCCACCATAGGACAGGTAATGGATGAGGCAGCACGCAAAGTGGAAAAAGATATGGaggcaataaaaaataaatatttcgataaagaaaagttattaaatgaagaaaaatctAAGCTTAATGGAGAAATACAGaatcaaaagaaatttattcaaatattggaTACAAGGTGTAATcgttttcaacagaaatatagGGATGCTATGAGTGAGAATGCTAATTTATCAGATCAATTGGAACAAGCCGCTAAAACTTtg taTGAAATGGAGGGAAAAATTAAGCAACTGGAATATCAAAACAATGAAGTAAATTGCCAAAA ACGCTCGGTTGACCAGGAAAACGAAATTCAACATTACGTTAAAACTAATCGTGTTTTAAAGGAGAG ATACATTACGATTATAAATGATTTatctgaaaattttgaaaaaaaaattgttaatttacaAGACGAATTGACCCGCTTAAAAGCTGAAAACCAAGCATTCAAATTACAAAAAACATAG
- the lsn gene encoding vacuolar-sorting protein SNF8, whose translation MRRRAGLGAIQQQQFAAEKYKDKGTNIQESQLEQMSKQMEVFREKLEEFAIKHKQDIKKNSQFRKQFQEMCAAIGVDPLATGKGFWSVLGMGDFYYELSVQVVEVCLASNHKTGGLMELNELRRRLIAARGQSSIHQEITNEDILMATKKLNIFGNGFVIHKLGKDKYIVQSIPSELSMEETTILTVASNNEQGYVTLSILIEELGWPDYRARQSLEKVVSEGLCWIDDQDDERRFWFPSLFPGRSTQTTII comes from the exons ATGAGACGACGAGCAGGATTAGGAGCGATACAACAGCAACAGTTTGCAgctgaaaaatataaagataaAGGCACAAATATCCAGGAATCGCAATTggaacaaatgtcaaaacaaatgGAGGTTTTTCGAGAGAAACTAGAAGAATTTGCAATTAAACATAAACAGGATATTAAGAAGAATTCTCAATTTCGTAAGCAATTTCAAGAAATGTGCGCTGCCATCGGTGTAGATCCTTTAGCTACTGGTAAAGGTTTCTGGAGTGTTCTTGGCATGGGAGATTTTTATTATGAACTAAGTGTTCAGGTAGTGGAAGTATGTTTAGCATCAAATCATAAGACTG GCGGCCTTATGGAATTAAATGAATTAAGGAGGCGTTTAATTGCTGCCAGAGGTCAAAGCTCAATTCATCAGGAAATCACAAATGAAGATATATTAATGGCTacgaaaaaacttaatatttttggtaatgg ATTTGTTATTCATAAACTTGGCAAAGATAAATATATTGTACAATCCATACCAAGCGAATTAAGTATGGAAGAAACAACAATCCTAACTGTGGCATCTAACAACGAACAAGGTTACGTGACCCTATCAATATTAATAGAAGAATTGGG GTGGCCCGATTACCGTGCGCGACAATCACTGGAAAAAGTTGTTAGTGAAGGTCTTTGTTGGATTGATGATCAAGATGACGAACGTCGATTTTGGTTTCCCAGTTTGTTTCCAGGACGTAGCACACAAACAACAATTATCTAa
- the LOC135963879 gene encoding choline transporter-like 2: MDDDNIDPQIFMRNCDSMSDPRIYMRNGDDMTDPRISIRSSFNSSLVNPTTSKRMSYRAQISRSTSASNELPIQLQQEMAPLQRKPSAKIKQKGHKKHSCTDVHCLLVFICFIVAWVYIASYALSEGNLNNVLIPTDSKNAKCGLDYGVRDKKMLFFFNLNKCLDPMTPITGCDTKQICVEECPRTSFVLQESMINGDLNAVKDKLICDSNVNKKNLKSLADVQNAIENDQCNGWYLKSKPIFNHCVWDFSEQLCNILPQIFTGRNRRSDLPPSNFIDITPIKTKFVEFREGMKSMCNKQNNSTSIDVLKEKIEQSNSNFKRIIASVISKFGYSDKDILAEHVALDLKNSWKVIIYAFILHLFAVLLFITLLRWLAAPLVWISICGVILGLSYSFVYSFQQYRQWSTVPHVPHHAIHLMAKVQNVLENGDVWLYVTIVLGALLTIILLIVMVIRKRIKIAIAIIKEASRAIMNIKSSIFFPIFPGILNIFVAILSIIILLYLSSIGEHSFKMVHRNINTTEACICDGPSIQEPYKLGAACDPALFEQFCHIENDVKKCIQTSCSFNEIVKSRKTQWCMLFNVFGFLWVTFFLSAYEDMVLACTFSLWYWTFNKNNIPKLPLLKAMWITTFYHLGTLAFGSLILSICRMIRYVLELIEKKAKIYNNTITRAILCCMKCFFWLLENFLRFLNRNAYITCAIHSTSFCASSKKAFSLITQNILRVYAVDKVSDFLFFLSKLLVTGCTSLTTYYALNAFPEVAGIHYPVVPVVLVAIIAYVMAHFIFSTYSMAVDTLFFCFLEDSTENDGSAENPFYMSKELNKLLGKSKIKPKKIQG, translated from the coding sequence atggatgatGATAATATCGATCCACAAATATTTATGAGGAATTGTGACAGTATGTCAGATCCAAGGATATATATGAGAAATGGCGACGATATGACTGATCCAAGAATATCTATTAGAAGTTCTTTTAATAGCTCTCTCGTGAACCCAACAACTTCCAAACGTATGTCATATCGTGCGCAAATTTCAAGGAGTACTTCCGCAAGCAACGAATTGCCCATTCAATTGCAACAAGAAATGGCTCCTTTACAAAGGAAACCCAGTGCTAAAATTAAGCAGAAAGGACATAAAAAACATAGTTGTACTGACGTTCACTGTCTGTTagtatttatatgttttatagTTGCCTGGGTGTATATAGCGAGCTATGCACTTTCCGAAGGAAATCTAAATAACGTTTTAATTCCAACAGACTCGAAAAATGCTAAATGCGGTCTAGATTATGGTGTTCGTGATAAGAAAAtgctatttttctttaatttgaataaatgtcTTGATCCAATGACACCCATAACAGGATGCGACACCAAACAAATATGCGTGGAAGAATGTCCGCGAACATCATTTGTATTGCAAGAAAGCATGATAAATGGCGATTTAAATGCTGTAAAGGATAAACTCATTTGTGATtctaatgtaaacaaaaaaaacttgaagagTTTGGCTGATGTGCAAAATGCTATAGAGAATGATCAGTGTAATGGTTGGTATTTAAAAAGTAAACCAATATTTAATCATTGCGTATGGGATTTTTCTGAGCAATTATGTAATATATTGCCTCAGATTTTCACTGGGCGAAATCGCAGATCGGATTTGCCTCCATCGAACTTTATAGATATAACACCGATTAAAACTAAATTCGTCGAATTCAGAGAAGGAATGAAATCGATgtgtaataaacaaaataattccaCGTCCATTGATGTCTTAAAAGAAAAGATTGAACAATctaattcgaatttcaaaagaATAATTGCTTCCGTTATCTCGAAATTTGGTTATAGCGATAAAGATATATTAGCTGAGCATGTAGCACTTGACTTAAAAAATTCTTGGAAAGTTATTATTTATGCCTTCATTTTACATCTTTTTGcggttttattgtttattacacTTTTACGTTGGCTGGCTGCACCCTTGGTATGGATTTCAATATGTGGTGTAATATTGGGTTTGAGTTATTCATTCGTTTatagttttcaacaatatcgtcAGTGGAGCACAGTACCCCATGTACCACACCACGCAATACATCTAATGGCGAAAGTACAAAACGTTTTGGAAAATGGTGATGTTTGGCTATATGTAACAATTGTTCTGGGAGCACTCCTCACCATTATACTATTGATTGTAATGGTGATCCGGAAGCGCATAAAAATTGCTATTGCTATTATTAAGGAAGCCAGTAGAGCTATAATGAatataaaatcatcaatattttttccaatatttccgGGAATCCTCAATATTTTTGTGGCCATATTGTcgataataattttgttatatcTCAGTTCAATTGGAGAACATTCCTTTAAAATGGTACATCGAAACATTAATACTACTGAAGCATGTATATGCGATGGACCTTCGATTCAAGAACCGTATAAATTAGGTGCGGCTTGTGATCCAGCTTTGTTCGAACAATTCTGTCACATCGAAAATGATGTAAAGAAATGCATTCAAACCTCCTGTAGTTTTAATGAGATTGTGAAAAGTAGAAAAACCCAATGGTGTATGTTATTCAATGTGTTTGGTTTTCTATGGGTAACGTTTTTCTTATCGGCTTATGAAGACATGGTTTTGGCATGTACATTCTCATTGTGGTATTGGACTTTCAACAAGAATAATATACCGAAATTGCCGCTACTAAAGGCAATGTGGATAACAACTTTTTATCATCTAGGCACCTTGGCTTTCGGATCTTTAATTTTGTCGATTTGTCGTATGATAAGGTATGTTTTGGAACTCATTGAAAAGAAAgccaaaatatacaataatacAATAACACGTGCCATATTATGTTGCATGAAATGTTTCTTTTGGTTGCTTGAGAATTTTCTTCGTTTTCTTAACCGAAATGCATACATAACATGTGCCATACATAGTACCAGCTTCTGTGCAAGCTCAAAAAAAGCCTTTAGCCttattacacaaaatattttacgcgTCTACGCAGTGGACAAAGTTTCTGATTTCCTTTTTTTCTTGTCGAAGCTTTTAGTCACAGGATGTACTTCATTAACAACTTATTACGCTTTGAATGCATTTCCAGAAGTTGCAGGTATACATTATCCTGTGGTTCCTGTTGTTCTGGTAGCGATAATCGCCTATGTTATGGCTCATTTTATATTTAGCACATATTCAATGGCCGTAGATACTTTGTTCTTTTGCTTTTTAGAAGACTCAACGGAAAACGATGGATCAGCAGAAAATCCATTTTATATGTCAAAAGAATTGAACAAATTGTTGGGAAAATCCAaaataaagccaaaaaaaattcaaggttAA